The Myxococcales bacterium DNA segment AAACTTCTTAGGAATTATGTAGTATCCAGCCGCCGCGTAGTAACCCATCTCCGTCAGCATCGGCCTGATCCAAGCCGCTCCGCTACCGGCAAGATATCCCGGATTGTTGATCTTCGTCCTCTTATAAAAACCCTCTGCAGTAAAGGATAGACCCGCCCAGCGAACCGCAGTGCCAAGGGACGATGTCCATATGTAACCGATTTCAACCGGATTCGCGTTAGGGTTGCTAGGATCGTACTGATATCTCTTTGGCTGATAATCGGAACCGACGCTTACCATAAATTTCGGCGTATCAGAGCAGTCGAAATCGGTTAGCTTACCCGGCACGGGATCAAGGATATTGAACCCCGTCCAAAAGCCTACACTCATTCTCTTTGAATCCTTATTTATCTCGTAGTTGCTCTCATTGGCTCCTACGACGGATAGGGAATAGAACCACTTCCAGTATCCACCCGACAGGTTTATACCGAGGCCATCGGGAGTACCAAAGCTGGAACGCAATGGCGTAAGAGGAAAGCTGACGTCGTCTTCTGACACCACGATGGGAGACTCTGTCACAAGCAGCCACTTGGAGCTCACCTCATTTATGAAAGAAAGTGGCAATCCAACCATCCCTGCGGTTATCGTAAGCTCCGGAATAACATCGATGCTTGCGTAAGCGCCGGTCACGTTGACCGTGGCAAAGGTACCCGTGCCACCCGGGCTGAACTGACTGTGCTTCAAGGTAAGACCAAGGTGTCCCTTCTCATGAACTGTCGCATTAAAACTGACCTCGGCACGCCTCATGGCAAAGGAAAAAATCGCCGGACCCTGTTTTTCTTTCTCGTAGAAGAGTTGGGGCTGAACCCTTCCGCTTGTCGTCAGCCTGAATGTGTCATCCTCGTTGTTGGTATAGAACCCACCCTCGTAGCCGGAACCGGCAAATGAAAGGGTTGGCGCCAGCAAGAGAAGCAGGACGGCGGCTGCAATAACTCTCTTTTTCATCGGAAGCTCCTTTCAAAATCCCCCCGAGCGGGGAGATGAAATGTCGGATAAATTTCTTTTAAAAACAACAATTTAAGAGCTATATCTGACAGTTGAACGAGTTATAAAGTAATTGATCAGCCATATCAAGCGATTAATTATCCGAAGCAACTATTTTTCGGCTATTTGAATTTAACCAACCCTGCACCTTCGTCAAACTCCACGAGCCCCGACTTGAAATCATCAACAGCCACACCCCGTTTGGATGCAACAACCTTCACCCCATCCGAATACGGCTGAGGACATTTCATGCCATCTATCCTCCGCACCGCGAAGCGTTAACATGACTCCATCCGAATATCTCTTTTTGACCATCCACAAGAAGCAGATCCGCACCCACATCGTAAGAACCTGAAGATGCAATACCTGCAAGCCCCTGATCCGCCCCGGAGACAGAAATTATTTTGCCGCACGGTAGCAGAAAAAAGAGGAAAAGCATAGAATTTTGGATCATCTAAATCCAAGATCTCGCTGCTCAAGGGCAGATATTCTATCGCGCAGTTCAGCGGCCGTTTCAAAGTCCAGCCTCTTCGCAGCAGCTAGCATCTGCTTTCTGAGTTTTGATATCGTCTTCTGAAATTTGGAAGGATCGATAGGCTCGTCGTCAGGATCCGGTATTGCAGGATAATCCTGTTCATATATCGAATGAAGCGCATCGCTTATGTTTTTCTTGATGGTGGAGGGGGTTATGCCGTTGACCCTGTTATATTCCATCTGGGCCTCCCTGCGTCTCATCGTCTCGTCAATTGCGCGGCGCATGGAGCAGGTTATAAAATCGGCGTACATGATGACTGAGCCTCCGACATTCCTAGCTGCCCTACCGAAGGTCTGAATCAAGGATCTCGTAGAACGCAGAAAGCCCTCTCTATCTGCATCGAGAATTGCTACAAGCGAAACCTCCGGTAGGTCGAGCCCCTCTCGCAGAAGATTTATTCCGATGAGGACATCGAATTCCCCTTTCCGAAGGCCGCGCAGAATTTCCACACGTTCGAGTGACTCGACATCGGAATGCATGTATTTGACGCGCACCCCCTTCTCACGCATGAAGTCAGCGAGCTGCTCTGCCATCCGCTTTGTCAAGGTCGTGACAAGCACGCGTTCGGAAAGATCGACCCGTTTCTTTATCTCGGCAAGTAGATCTTCTATCTGCCCCTCAGTCTTTCTAACTTCCGGAGCCGGATCTATCAAACCTGTCGGCCTTACTATTTGCTGAATTATCTCACCATGAGATTTTTGAAGTTCATATTCGGCTGGAGTTGCAGAGACATAGATCGCCTGCCCTCTCAACGCCTCAAACTCATCGAATTTGAGGGGCCGGTTATCGAGCGCCGAAGGAAGCCTGAATCCATATTCCACAAGAGTCATCTTGCGAGACCTGTCGCCGCTATACATACCGCCGATCTGCGGAACTGTGACATGACTCTCGTCTATGACGAGCAGAAAATCCTTCGGGAAATATTCCATTAGGGTCGGAGGAGGTTCGCCGGGCTTTCTGCCTGTGAGATATCTGGAATAATTTTCAATCCCCTTGCAAAAACCCATCTCCTCCATCATCTCAAGGTCGAATTTCGTACGCTGCTCTATCCTTGCGCGCTCGAGCGGTTTGTTGGTTTCATGAAACTGCTTCATCCTCTCTGCAAGTTCGACTCGGATGCCGGCTACCGCCTCTTTCATCTTTTCTTCCGGGGTCACATAGTGACTACCGGGGAAAATTACAACTTCCTGAAGTTCCCCTACGGCCGCGCCCGTTATAGAATCGATCTCGGTTATCTTAGATAACTCGTCGCCGAAAAATTCAAGGCGAACCGCCTTGGCATCTTCGTATGACGGAATAATTTCCACAACATCACCGCGAACGCGAAATGTTCCCCTGTGAAAATCGTAATCGTTGCGCTGGTATTGGATTTCGACAAGCCTCAACAGAAGTTCCTGACGATCGATCCGTGCGCCCCTCTCGGTGCGGATTAGCATGTTCTTGTATGCCTCGGGACTGCCAATGCCATAAATGCATGAAACGCTCGCGACTATAATGACATCTCTCCGCGTGAGAAGCGACCTGGTAGCGGAATGCCTAAGCATATCAATCTGCTCGTTGATGCTGGAATCCTTCTCGATGTAGAGATCCTGCGCCGGAAGATATGCCTCGGGCTGGTAATAGTCGTAGTAGCTTACAAAATATTCCACCGCATTTTCAGGAAATAGCTCCTTGAATTCCGAGTAAAGCTGGGCGGCAAGCGTTTTGTTAGGGGCCATCACTAATGTCGGACGCCCGGTTTTCGCAATTACGTTGGCGATCGTGAAAGTCTTTCCGGACCCTGTGACACCGAGAAGAACTTGATCTTTTTTCCCATCCTGTATGCCGCGGACGAGAGAATCTATAGCCTGGGGCTGATCTCCGGCAGGTGAGAATTCCGTCACAAGTTTAAATTGTGAATGGGGCATTCCGATTTATTTTATCTTCCAGTCGGTCTTTCCGTCGGGGAGATCCTTTATTTCCACACCCATTTCGGAAAGCTCCTTCCTGATACGATCGCTCTCAGCAAAATTCTTGGAAAGACGCGCCTCTCTTCTCTCCTCTATCAAACGCTTTACTTCAGTTACGTTGATTCCACGGGCCAGGCTCTGTCTTGTTATGGATCTTCTCCTGTATTCATCCGGGGAAGATCCGAAAATACCAAGGGTCTCTCCAAGCAGCTCCTGAATGGACATAAACTGTAAAACCGACCAGCCCGTAAATGGAGTATTCTTCCCGTCTATTTTATCGAGATATCTATTTGCCAATCTGACGATGTCGAATGCCAGAGCGACAGCTCTTGCAGTATTGAAATCGTCGTTCATGTCTTCACGAAAAGAAGACTCAAAAGATTCGAGAGCTTTTTTAAAATCCCTAGCCTCGTCAAAATCATCCGGTTTTTCATTTACAGTTTTACCTGGATGTACCGCGCCCAACCTCGCAGCTGTCTCATAAAAACGATCGAGGGAACTTTGGGCCTCTTCCATTGCAGTCTTGGTGTAATCTATCGGAGAACGATATTGATTCGAAAGAAGGAACAACTTCACGGCCTCCGCGTCGTACTGTTCCAATACCTTGCTTATCGTCGTGATATTACCCAGCGACTTGCTCATCTTCTCGGCATTGATGTTGATGAAACCGTTATGCAACCAATACTTCACAAAATGCTTGCCGGTCGCACCCTCCGCCTGCGCTATTTCATTTTCATGATGTGGAAAGATGAGATCGCGCCCACCGCCGTGAATATCGAATGGTTGCCCTAAGTACTTCGCGCTCATGGCCGAGCACTCGATATGCCAACCCGGACGCCCTTCGCCCCATGGAGATGGCCATGTTGGCTCGCCTGGTTTGGCCTTTTTCCAAAGAGCAAAGTCGAGAGGGTCGCGTTTCGATTCATCAACATCCACGCGCGCTCCGCTTTCGAGTTCCTCAATATTCTTTTTGGAAAGTTTTCCGTACCCCTTGAAATTTCTAACCGAGAAAAATACGTTTCCGTCTACTTCATATGCCATGCCTCTTTCAATCAACCCTTTGATCGTATCAATCATGCAGCCAATATGTTCGGTAGCCTTTGGGCTCATATCCGGCTTTTTAAGACCCAGAGATTCCATATCCTTTTCATATTCCGCTATATATTTTTCGGATATCTCCTGGCATGGCACGCCCTTGAAATTCGCGCGATTGATGATCTTGTCATCTACATCGGTGTAATTTCTTACGAAGGTCACATCATATCCAAGAAACTTGAGATATCTGTAAACTACGTCGAATACCACGGCGGCACGAGCGTGCCCCAGATGACAGCTATCATACGCCGTGATTCCGCAGACGTACATCCCAACCTTCGGAGGATTTATCGGGATAAATTCTTCTTTTTTCTGAGTCAGAGTGTTATACACAAACAGCGGCATAAATCCTTCCTTTCGAAAAATCGTTTTTTATTTAGTCAGCATAACGACCGCCTGAACTGCTATCCCCTCTTCACGTCCCACCGCGTCCAGACCTTCATTGGTTCTGGCCTTTACGCTCACCGAGTCTAACTCGATTCCAAAAATTTTTGAGATACTCTTTCTGACATCTTCTATAGCAGGACGCATCTTCGGTCGCTGCGCTATGATATTCGAATCTATGTTGACGATCCTCCATCCTGCATCTTTCGCCATTCGGACAACATCCATCGCGAGCTTTGCGCTATCGGCCCCCTTGAATTTCTTGTCGGTATCTGGAAAGTGCAACCCGATATCGCCCATCGATGCAGCTCCGAGAATAGCATCGCAGATTGCGTGCAGAAGTGCGTCGCCGTCGGAATGGGCATCGAGCCCCATCTCGAATGGAATCTCAACCCCACCGAGGACCAGTTTTATGCCAGGCTTTAACCTGTGAATATCGTAGCCTATCCCGACTCTAAAATTCATTTCCACTCCCTTGCGATCGCCTCGGCTACGGTAAGATCCGACGGCGTGGTTATTTTTATATTTCTGCTGTCGCCGGAGACTATATGCACCTTGCCGCCACATCTTTCAAACAGGCTCGCCTCATCGGTGCCGACAAAACCGTCGGCAAAGGCGCGCTCCATCGCACCCACGATGACATCCCTTCGAAAGGCCTGCGGAGTCTGCGCTCCAAAAAGCCCTTCGCGATCGACTGTCTCGGCAATGGTTCCATCGGAGCAAATGCGTTTGATCGTCTCTTTTATGGGGTGGGCCAAGATACATGCCCCCTTGTGAAAAGCCATGTCAGAAATCTTATCGATCTGTTCACGCGAGACGAATGGCCTCACTCCATCATGAACGAGCACTACATTCACATCGGAAGAAGTTGCCATGAGACCGTTGTAAACGGATCTTTGCCTAACATCTCCTCCAGCTACCACGCGCACATTGGATGGATATCCGAAAAATTCGACTATCTCAGCCCTGAAGGATTCGACCCGATCGGTTTCGACGACGACTATTATTTCGTCAATTCCGGGCGAAATGAAACGCTCGAGAGTGTGGCAAATTACAGGTTTGCCGAGAAGGTTCAGATACTGTTTCGGAACATTCCCGCCCATCCTGCGCCCTACGCCGGCTGCCGCTATTATAACCGCTCTTTTCATCGCATACCTGAATAAATCTTGCGCAATGATGTCGCAAGAAAAATAAAAAGGTCGAAACTGGATTTCCCTCCTGCCCCGCCGCAAACGGCGGTTTACAGCTCGCTGGAATAACCCGGCAGTTGATGGTCATCCCCGAATAATTTTATCGCAGATCCCATGAGAAACATCAAAATAAAAGGCCCCGAGTAGAGCTCGGAGCCTTTGGAATCGCATTCCAATTTAATCAGTCAGCAAAAATTTCCTCTATTTCCTGAGCTACATCCTCTTCAGACATATCCTGAGCTATCGCAAGCTCCTTCACGATCAGCGTGTTTGCAGTATCGAGCATCTTGCGCTCGCCGAAGGAGAGTTCTTTCTCGTAGCGCAGAAGCATCAGGTCGCGAAGAACCTCGGCTATCTCGTATATAGAGCCGGTCTTGATCTTGTCCATATACTCGCGATAGCGGCGGTTCCAGGTCTGTTCGTTTATCGAAATATCGCGCTCGCGCATAATCTCATAGACAATGTCCACTTCGCTAGGATTGATCACCTCGCGCAGACCGACGCTTCTCACATTTCCGGTGGGAACCATGATCGTCATTCCGGTGTCGATAATCTTCATGATATAAAACTTATGCCTATTGCCAGCTATCTCACGCTCTTCTATGGAATCGATCTTTCCAACCCCATGCGCTGGATAAACCGCTACATCGCCCACCTTAAATTCCCTGTTCAATGCTGAACGTCTCTCCGTCATGTAACCCTCCCGATAGTATAGACAAGACCAACCCGTCAGGGACGAGCCTTAAAATCCCCTTTAAAAACATCTAGTTGAAGTATTTCCCCCATGAAAATCGAGGGCATATATAGCACACGATTCGGCATACCGTCAACTCGTAACATAGTGTTTTTTAAAATCTTTTTTCTTCCCGTGCGGTTCAATCGCATCTCCTATCCTAAAGTTGAACTAAACCTCTTGCGACCTTGAATTCTATGAGTATTTCATTTTTTCATCATGTTGCTTGACAGCTTATACGCTTTCAACTATCGTCCCCCTCCACTTAAGAAAGTACTATCTTTTCAATGACTTAGCGGTACCGGGCAGGTAGCTCAGTCGGTAGAGCAGGAGACTGAAAATCTCCGTGTCGGGGGTTCGATTCCCTCCTTGCCCACAGGCAAAACCGGGAAGGATCTCGCCCCTTCTTTGAACTCAGCATAAACGTATAAACGCCGTGATATCAAAGAGTTAAGTTGTTTAGGGATTCAACCTTGAATCCCTAACCCGTAAAAACTTCCACTACTGTTATCGGTTGAAAATGCGATTTGTTGCTGAAAATATTTTTCCGGGGATACGAACGATACGTATCCCCGGAATAAAATCCCCAGGCATCATTTTTACCTTTCAGACCACACCGAGCTTTTCGGCCATCTTAACCAGAGCGGCCGCGGCATTTTCCTCTATGAGATCATTATAGGGGGTATCTTCTATGCGCGCCCAGAACTCCTCATCATTTATGTCTATTACGTCGAAATCCACTGTCCTGTAGGCGATATTTCCATTGGCCTGGCGAATGATCTGATTCGTCGCCAAATTCTGATCCCTGTCGAGAAGCCCACGAAATTTCTGGTGCGTAAGGATAGGGGCATTCTTCTCAATAAGAATCTCAAATATCCTCGTTATCTGCTCTTTTGTAAGTTTCGCCTTCGCCATAACCCCTCCCTTATGAAAGCCTCATGTACTCTTCAACCAGCCTCTTCGCCAATTGGCCCTTTTGGTCCGTAGCATCTCCAAGCAGGGCGCTAGCTATTTTTTCTTCTACAGAAACTTTGCTCGCGGAAACGGCTCTAGCGCTTGGAGCAAAAAGGCCTGCTTTAATCCCCCCCTTAGAAGAATGGTTGAGCAGCGCCTTTGCCTTGGCGATATCGACCTTAGTGGCATCCGGAGCCGAAAGAGCCGCCAAAGCCTTTTCCGCATCAACTCGTGCAAGTTCCACAGCTTTCTTTTCAGCAGCCTCTGCAAGCTGTTCCTTAGTCCAGAGCTTTGCCGACTCATGGCCTAATGCATTCGCTGCCCGTCTGTCGCCCGTAACCTTTGGATCGCCCGCTGACATCATAACCTACCTCCCTCTCTCTCGGGCGCTTACCATGCAAGAGGCTTGCCATATTTTAACAGTATAACTAAGTGAAATTACTAAATAAAAATAGATGAGGAGCGCTGGAAGTCGCAAAAATACCCCAAAATGAGGAAATTACGGGGTTTTGAATCCCCAGAGTCAATTTTTGGACATTTCACGAAATGGAGAGGGACTAAGCAAAATAGGGGATCCGGTGAATGCTGTGATATGCTTCAAAACCTTTCCACAAGATTTTTTGAACGCCAAAAAGTCGAAGCCGGACCAAGAAATATATCGCTCAGGAAGGAGAAATTTTAGCAACCTCCGAAAAACTATGCTCTTGTCATCCCCGAATGACGAGAAGGTTGTCATCCCCGAGTGCTTTAATCGGGGATCCAGCAACGACCGTGACCGGGAAAAACAGAAGCCAGAAGCGAGAGGCTAGAAGCTAGAAAAATCTCGCCTGGAGAAATATCGCTTCTCACTTCTAGATTCTAGCTTCTTGATGTTTTGGTCGATGGTCAATCGTCCATGGTCGAAGTTATTGTTACAGCTAGCTTTTCGGAGGTTACCTTATTAGATTCGATCCTGCGCAGGACCGTCCATTATATTTGAAGGGATCTTCTCTAAAATGTTAAGTCCTATCGATTTCGTAATGAAGATCCCCCCCAGTATAAGCCAGAGGTAGGCTGTAAAAAATCTCCACAGGACAACGAATACTCCTAGTATGTGCGTCGGCAGATAGGCAGAGAACATCAGGTATGATCCACCCTCCGCCACGCCGGATCCACCAGGGGTAGGCGTGAAATACAGGAAAAAATAAAGGACGAACTGGATCATTATGACATCCAGCGGAGCTATGTAGAATCCAAGTCCGACGATTATCGCATAGGCTATCAGATAGTTCATCGCTAGCGCCAAAACCGTAAGCACAACTACAACCAGTACAGTCTTCTTCTGGTAGCGCATGAAATTCTTCATGCACTTCACGAAGTCCTCTATCCAGACATCGATTTTTTTCTCAAAGCTTCCCGCGTACCGCGAAAGAAATTTACACTTCGATATTCGCATGCGAATCTTGCGTATGAATTTCCCCACCTTTCTCGGTCTATAAAAGGCATATATCAACGCCATTACAAGCATGACTATTACAGTTGCAATCAGGTAGAAGAACCATCTCAGATGCTCGTTTTGAACAAGCTCACCGCGAAAAAAAATCACAGCTGGCGCACCCATGACTATCAACAGAAGAACGAGAAAACCGCGCATCAATGCTACGCTGAGAGCCTTGCCGAACGGAACCCCCTTGCTGGTTAGCATGTAGATCATGAGGGGTTCGCCGCCGGTTGCCGTAGGAGATATCGAGGAAAGAAAGTAATAGGAGATGATCGTCTCTATGGAATACAAAAATCCGATTTTGATTCCCGCAGCCGCTTTGACAAGCAGTCTCATGATCACAGCGTTCATAACGATCATTCCAGAGCTGAGAACGAAGGCTAGCAGCATGTAAGAGCTCTTCATCTCGAGGATCGCGTGCCAAGTTTTGGGACCCGCCGTTTTGCCAACGACAAAACCTATGATCACTATCGTGATAGCGCAGAAAATTAAAAAAAGCCGCTTTATCGAGGCCTTTTTTTTTCGAGCTGCCCTTTTTAGCATTTTCTACACCACCCTTTTTGATTAAAAAAATTACGCACAAAGACCGCCATGCGTGTTTCGAGGCGGCATACACCAATGAAGGCCGGAATACAACGCCCTATCAAATCTAAGCGAAAAAACTACGCTTTCGCACAGCTTTCTTATTTCTGGATGGAAAAATGATAATCCTCGAATCCCGTTAATGATCAGACGCTTACGTTAGAGACATCCCTTGCTATACTTGTCATAGTCAGACGACGCTAATGCCAATGGAGAGCCGATCTGAGAGCGCTAATACATCAAAATTTCTATCAAAATTTCTAGCAACTAATTTACGCGTCAGACGAAAAGCTGCCTGCGGGTGCGGATGTCAATAAAGACATAGAATGAAATCCGTTCAATCATTTTTACGGAGAGGGATCTCATGAGTCAGGTATTGTTTGCGGGCAACCTAGCCGCCTACGGCACGCTAACGCCGGCGTTTCTAACTTCGATTGCGGCAAACGGCATAGAGCCATTTGTGCTGACGCGTTTTGGAGAAGTACAATCTGATTTGTTCGCCTCTAAGTTTGACACAGTTTCACAACGCCTTTTAGGCCCCAATAAACTTAGCGACATTAATCCGAGCATAATCCACGCCTTCTTCGGCAGGCAGATGCCGGAACTCGATACCATGTCACACGTCGAACACCTGGTCCGCAGGTTCGAAGGCGCTAAATTTTTGGTTGGAATCGATAGCGTACAAACTGATCAACTCGCCCTTCACAGCGCGCTTCTGGGCGCCGACGCAATAACAGTTCCACACGCAAGCATAGTGGACGCATTCACAGCCGGCAGAATGACTACGTTAGCCGAGCTAATACGCGATGTCGAAAAGTCGGGCCGACTTTTCGAAGTTAGGCCGGGTATAGACACCAAGAAGTTCAATCCCTACGAGGATAGGGCCCTAGACGACAATTATTACAGTGACAGCTCACCCTATGACATCAAAGGCAGATTCAATTTCCACAGCCCCGCAGTCAAGAAGTTTCTATTAAGCACTTTTTCCCGTAAATACGACCTGTTACATACGCGAGACAGTTTCTCGATGCTCTACGGGCCTGACATTTCAATACCGGGAAACCTTTCTCAGCTCATATCCTCCGACTATTTCGGAGAAGACACGCCGAAAGGAGGAATTAACACCTTTTTTGTGGGATCAGATCCAATACCCCCACCGTACCTGGACGGCTTGAAGGAAAGAGTCGTGCAGTACAGAAAAAAAAATACGGTCGTCTACGTCCACTTGGACGACGAATCCGAATATCGCAGAATGCTTGCCGGAACATACATGGGGATATTCCCCCCAGAACTAGGAGAGTTTGGGTTCGCAAGCGTCCCCTACGTACAACGAGCGTTCGAGGCCATGCGTTACGGCGTTATGCTTGCGGTTGCCCCCGCCTTTCAAAGGCAGGGTATCGTACGGCCTCACAAAAACCGCTTGCCCGGAACTCCATACGAAGGCATCGCCTTCCCGGCAGAGGATGACTCGCCCAAGGCCATGTCCGATGCAAAAGGCTGCATGTACAGGGAGGCATTCGAGTACATAAATGGAAACTACAGATTTTCCGGGGCTGTAGTGGGAGCTATGAGGGTTCGCTGT contains these protein-coding regions:
- the uvrB gene encoding excinuclease ABC subunit UvrB — its product is MPHSQFKLVTEFSPAGDQPQAIDSLVRGIQDGKKDQVLLGVTGSGKTFTIANVIAKTGRPTLVMAPNKTLAAQLYSEFKELFPENAVEYFVSYYDYYQPEAYLPAQDLYIEKDSSINEQIDMLRHSATRSLLTRRDVIIVASVSCIYGIGSPEAYKNMLIRTERGARIDRQELLLRLVEIQYQRNDYDFHRGTFRVRGDVVEIIPSYEDAKAVRLEFFGDELSKITEIDSITGAAVGELQEVVIFPGSHYVTPEEKMKEAVAGIRVELAERMKQFHETNKPLERARIEQRTKFDLEMMEEMGFCKGIENYSRYLTGRKPGEPPPTLMEYFPKDFLLVIDESHVTVPQIGGMYSGDRSRKMTLVEYGFRLPSALDNRPLKFDEFEALRGQAIYVSATPAEYELQKSHGEIIQQIVRPTGLIDPAPEVRKTEGQIEDLLAEIKKRVDLSERVLVTTLTKRMAEQLADFMREKGVRVKYMHSDVESLERVEILRGLRKGEFDVLIGINLLREGLDLPEVSLVAILDADREGFLRSTRSLIQTFGRAARNVGGSVIMYADFITCSMRRAIDETMRRREAQMEYNRVNGITPSTIKKNISDALHSIYEQDYPAIPDPDDEPIDPSKFQKTISKLRKQMLAAAKRLDFETAAELRDRISALEQRDLGFR
- a CDS encoding 2-C-methyl-D-erythritol 2,4-cyclodiphosphate synthase; the encoded protein is MNFRVGIGYDIHRLKPGIKLVLGGVEIPFEMGLDAHSDGDALLHAICDAILGAASMGDIGLHFPDTDKKFKGADSAKLAMDVVRMAKDAGWRIVNIDSNIIAQRPKMRPAIEDVRKSISKIFGIELDSVSVKARTNEGLDAVGREEGIAVQAVVMLTK
- a CDS encoding flippase-like domain-containing protein gives rise to the protein MLKRAARKKKASIKRLFLIFCAITIVIIGFVVGKTAGPKTWHAILEMKSSYMLLAFVLSSGMIVMNAVIMRLLVKAAAGIKIGFLYSIETIISYYFLSSISPTATGGEPLMIYMLTSKGVPFGKALSVALMRGFLVLLLIVMGAPAVIFFRGELVQNEHLRWFFYLIATVIVMLVMALIYAFYRPRKVGKFIRKIRMRISKCKFLSRYAGSFEKKIDVWIEDFVKCMKNFMRYQKKTVLVVVVLTVLALAMNYLIAYAIIVGLGFYIAPLDVIMIQFVLYFFLYFTPTPGGSGVAEGGSYLMFSAYLPTHILGVFVVLWRFFTAYLWLILGGIFITKSIGLNILEKIPSNIMDGPAQDRI
- a CDS encoding cysteine--tRNA ligase encodes the protein MPLFVYNTLTQKKEEFIPINPPKVGMYVCGITAYDSCHLGHARAAVVFDVVYRYLKFLGYDVTFVRNYTDVDDKIINRANFKGVPCQEISEKYIAEYEKDMESLGLKKPDMSPKATEHIGCMIDTIKGLIERGMAYEVDGNVFFSVRNFKGYGKLSKKNIEELESGARVDVDESKRDPLDFALWKKAKPGEPTWPSPWGEGRPGWHIECSAMSAKYLGQPFDIHGGGRDLIFPHHENEIAQAEGATGKHFVKYWLHNGFININAEKMSKSLGNITTISKVLEQYDAEAVKLFLLSNQYRSPIDYTKTAMEEAQSSLDRFYETAARLGAVHPGKTVNEKPDDFDEARDFKKALESFESSFREDMNDDFNTARAVALAFDIVRLANRYLDKIDGKNTPFTGWSVLQFMSIQELLGETLGIFGSSPDEYRRRSITRQSLARGINVTEVKRLIEERREARLSKNFAESDRIRKELSEMGVEIKDLPDGKTDWKIK
- the ispD gene encoding 2-C-methyl-D-erythritol 4-phosphate cytidylyltransferase; translated protein: MKRAVIIAAAGVGRRMGGNVPKQYLNLLGKPVICHTLERFISPGIDEIIVVVETDRVESFRAEIVEFFGYPSNVRVVAGGDVRQRSVYNGLMATSSDVNVVLVHDGVRPFVSREQIDKISDMAFHKGACILAHPIKETIKRICSDGTIAETVDREGLFGAQTPQAFRRDVIVGAMERAFADGFVGTDEASLFERCGGKVHIVSGDSRNIKITTPSDLTVAEAIAREWK
- a CDS encoding CarD family transcriptional regulator, which produces MTERRSALNREFKVGDVAVYPAHGVGKIDSIEEREIAGNRHKFYIMKIIDTGMTIMVPTGNVRSVGLREVINPSEVDIVYEIMRERDISINEQTWNRRYREYMDKIKTGSIYEIAEVLRDLMLLRYEKELSFGERKMLDTANTLIVKELAIAQDMSEEDVAQEIEEIFAD